TAGTACTGTCTCCTGTCCATAACAGAAGGATATTTTCCGGAATATTTTTTTGTAAACTTTCAAGATATTCCGCACAATTTTTGTCGTTAACCAAATCATTTGCATAAACTGTCGGACAAAATAAAATTTGCAATCCGGCAAAATCATCTTTTATTTTTTTGAGCAGTTCGGCATGTAAAACTCCGAGATTTTTTTGAGGATTCGGCGAAATTACCGAAATATCGTCCATAGTAAGAGCAAAAGATTTTGCACCCGCGTTTTCAAAAAAAATTATCTTTTTCTTTATAAAAACGTAGTCGTCGTCATAATCGTATGAGAGTCCGGGAGCGATTGCGGGAATAAATTCACAATTCCGTTTATTTGCGAAATCCATAATCTCATCGAACATTTTTTTTTCTTCGGCGGGATAATCTTCTTTCCAGTAAACTCTATGGCGTCTATCCTCTTTCGGAGCGTACAAATACGTATTCATGCCTTTGTCGAAAACGTTTTTTACAATTTTTTTTCGAGTATTCCAATCAAAAATCCGTCCGTAAAACCCTTCAATATATCCGCAAAGTTTCATAAAATCCCCGTTTTTGTATTTTTACGAAAAATACAAAATGCCTTGCGCGTTTATATAAAATAAAATTATATTTGTCATCGTTCTTAGCCGAAGTGGTGAAATGGTAGACACAGTGGATTCAAAATCCACCGGTAGCAATATCGTGCGAGTTCGAGTCTCGCCTTCGGTACCAGTTAATTTTTAAGGTTCAAGATAAGTTGAACAAATATTATTTTCCTTGCATGAAATACCAAAACATACTTGAAGAAGAACTAAAAAACAAGGTTTCTACGGACTTTTTCGCTAGATTCGACTGCACTGAGATAATCAAAAATATTGATTTTTCCGTAAAAACCAAAAA
This window of the Chitinispirillales bacterium genome carries:
- a CDS encoding beta-N-acetylglucosaminidase domain-containing protein, translated to MKLCGYIEGFYGRIFDWNTRKKIVKNVFDKGMNTYLYAPKEDRRHRVYWKEDYPAEEKKMFDEIMDFANKRNCEFIPAIAPGLSYDYDDDYVFIKKKIIFFENAGAKSFALTMDDISVISPNPQKNLGVLHAELLKKIKDDFAGLQILFCPTVYANDLVNDKNCAEYLESLQKNIPENILLLWTGDSTISKEINKKSLSHAINLFEKNIVIWDNFYSIDYAPNRIFVGNYENRDREFCEKSCAGLLLNGTGLAITDEIILEIFDAWIHNKNWTEEEIKNLLINFGVPQKLFDYMPAISSPYKKNYKLPNDLCATDFFTEIVAKWQSPLKIEWYSALHAIFSEIRIANAKKPFSREWYAMRYLPGIVKRMTKNKF